Proteins from one Gemmatimonadales bacterium genomic window:
- a CDS encoding glycosyltransferase family 1 protein produces the protein MPISDRPPRVLYCTDTYPPQLNGVSVVTALSVAGLRRRGWEVAVIAPRYPVPAFDPFQSDGPAAPHDAITTLPSCSLPMYPDLRLALPSRRAVATVVEQFRPDLVHAATEFVIGRMGQREAISRGIPVVSSYHTDFSRYTAAYGVPWLREPVQQYLRRFHLRSDRVYTPGAAAVDELRHLGIANVELWGRGVDTEIFHPRRRDRTLRQAYGCGGGAVLFLHVGRLAAEKGVERIIGAFARARTLVGSDRQIRLIIAGTGPREPSLRALAVDSGIIFLGNLDRVTMLPQLYASADAFLFASHTETLGLVVLEAMASALPVVAAPVGGVADHLDHATNGLAYRPGDIDGMAHAIARLAGSAELRHALSVGARRTAEGLSWEAELDQLDRSYREVMGRAPAQQAA, from the coding sequence ATGCCGATCTCCGACCGACCTCCGCGGGTGCTCTACTGCACCGATACGTATCCACCACAGCTGAATGGCGTGTCCGTCGTGACAGCGCTTTCCGTGGCCGGCCTCCGGCGCCGTGGGTGGGAAGTGGCGGTGATCGCGCCACGGTATCCGGTACCGGCGTTTGACCCGTTCCAGAGCGACGGACCCGCCGCGCCGCACGACGCCATCACGACGCTGCCGAGCTGTTCCCTGCCGATGTATCCGGATCTCCGGCTCGCGCTTCCGTCACGCCGGGCCGTGGCAACGGTGGTGGAGCAATTCCGCCCGGATCTGGTCCACGCCGCGACCGAGTTTGTGATCGGCCGGATGGGCCAGCGCGAGGCGATCTCGCGTGGCATTCCGGTGGTGTCGTCGTATCACACTGATTTCTCGCGGTACACGGCTGCGTATGGCGTGCCGTGGTTGCGCGAGCCGGTTCAACAGTATCTCCGCCGGTTCCATCTCCGGAGCGACCGGGTCTACACGCCGGGCGCGGCGGCTGTCGACGAACTCCGGCACCTGGGAATTGCGAATGTCGAGCTCTGGGGTCGCGGTGTCGACACCGAGATCTTTCATCCACGCCGTCGCGACCGCACGCTGCGGCAGGCGTATGGATGTGGCGGCGGGGCGGTCCTCTTTCTCCACGTGGGCCGACTCGCCGCGGAGAAGGGTGTCGAGCGGATCATCGGTGCCTTCGCACGCGCGCGAACGCTGGTCGGCTCGGACCGTCAGATTCGGCTGATCATTGCGGGCACCGGCCCGCGCGAACCGTCCCTCCGCGCGCTTGCCGTCGACAGCGGCATCATCTTTCTTGGCAATCTCGACCGTGTCACCATGCTGCCGCAGCTGTATGCCAGCGCGGATGCGTTCCTCTTCGCCTCCCACACCGAAACGCTGGGTCTGGTCGTCCTCGAAGCGATGGCCAGCGCGCTTCCGGTCGTCGCGGCGCCGGTTGGCGGCGTTGCCGATCATCTCGATCATGCGACGAATGGACTTGCGTATCGGCCGGGCGACATCGACGGGATGGCACACGCGATCGCGCGTCTCGCGGGATCGGCGGAGCTTCGCCACGCGCTGTCGGTCGGCGCGCGCCGGACGGCTGAAGGCTTGTCGTGGGAGGCAGAGCTGGACCAGCTCGACCGGAGTTACCGGGAAGTGATGGGGAGGGCGCCCGCGCAACAGGCAGCCTGA
- a CDS encoding DUF4142 domain-containing protein, with the protein MLVAWLVLASMQGIPVVPPVPMNDAAILGARTTVDEEEIESAQWAAKHASSPAVRDFARSLLRGHGSAQNSAEGIADRLKIRMTIPADTDEAIIGRHNAEMASLRAAHGRQFDRVFLEAVRDDHMNEIAKVTNWYAPAAKNDSVRIYLHDIMPTLNRHQQEAEKLIKQTHATVATAKRGGR; encoded by the coding sequence ATGTTGGTCGCATGGCTGGTCCTTGCGTCGATGCAGGGGATTCCGGTGGTACCGCCGGTCCCGATGAACGATGCGGCGATTCTTGGCGCGCGCACCACGGTCGACGAAGAAGAAATCGAATCCGCCCAGTGGGCGGCGAAGCACGCATCCTCTCCCGCCGTGCGCGACTTCGCGCGGTCACTGCTGCGCGGTCATGGCAGCGCGCAGAACAGCGCCGAAGGGATCGCCGACCGGCTGAAGATCCGGATGACGATTCCGGCAGACACCGACGAGGCGATCATCGGGCGCCACAATGCCGAGATGGCCTCCCTGCGCGCCGCGCATGGTCGTCAATTCGATCGAGTCTTTCTGGAAGCGGTACGAGACGATCACATGAACGAGATCGCCAAGGTCACCAACTGGTATGCGCCGGCCGCGAAGAACGACAGCGTCCGGATCTATCTTCACGACATCATGCCGACGCTCAACCGGCACCAGCAGGAGGCGGAGAAACTCATCAAGCAGACCCACGCGACGGTCGCCACCGCGAAGCGCGGCGGCCGCTGA
- a CDS encoding lmo0937 family membrane protein, with protein MFATIAVILFILWILGFAVFHVTSGLIHLLLLVAIISFVWHLFAGRRVV; from the coding sequence ATGTTCGCCACGATTGCCGTCATCCTGTTCATCCTGTGGATCCTCGGTTTCGCCGTGTTTCACGTCACATCCGGCCTGATCCACCTGCTCCTGCTCGTCGCGATCATCTCGTTCGTCTGGCACCTCTTTGCCGGGCGACGAGTCGTCTGA
- a CDS encoding efflux RND transporter permease subunit, which translates to MDLTSLFIRRPIMTTLVMVAILVFGIVAYRQLPVSDLPNVDFPTITVTAVLPGTSPQTMAATVATPLEKEFSTIAGIDNMTSTSSLGQSQIVIQFALDRDVDAAAQDVQAAIAQTLRQLPQGIIPPSYQKTNPADAPILTLALTSNQVPLAALDEYGETTIAQRLSMVGGVAQVLVYGTQKYAVRLQLDPTQLAARNIALEDVASAVTGQNVNLPTGVLWGPKTALTVQATGQLDSASQFRNIVVAYRNGAPVHLTDLGHIVDDVQNNKTASWYNGERSIVLAIQRQPGTNTVEVSDRIKTALTKVESEIPASVHVAVLYDRSATIEASVHDVTFTLELTLALVVLVIFLFLRNISATVIPSLALPMSIIGTFSVMYLLHYSLDNLSLMALTLAVGFVVDDAIVMLENIVRHLEMGKPKMQAAIDGASEVGFTILSMTFSLAAVFIPFLFMGGIIGKLFHEFAVTIGVAILVSGFVSLTLTPMLSSRFLRAEHGRQHGRLYQMSEHFFNVWLGFYERTLAWVMDRRPWALVFSAVILAATAWLFWSTPKGLFPTDDTGQLLATTEAAEGVSYDELVNRQADVAAVVAKDPGVESVTSSVGTTAAANQGQLTIDLKPIDQRHRSAEQITHDLSAATSNVQGITTFIQNPPAISIGGLASKSLYQYTLQSGDIVALDSAAASLERKLRQLPILTDVTSDLLIDNPQVTVDINREAAGELGVSASEIENTLYDAFGQRQVSTIYTATNEYWVVMEVEPRYQTDVAALGSLYVRSSRGPVVPLSSVAKFDLTVGPVTVNHSGQIPSVTISFNLASGVSLGTAVKAVQDQAATVLTPAIAASFSGIAAAFMSTQQGLVLLLILAVFVIYVILGVLYESFVHPVTILTGLPFAAFGALVTLRLVGLDLDIYGFVGIIMLIGIVEKNAIMMIDFAIEAEQDGNKPASEAILQAASVRFRPIMMTTMAALMGAIPIAVGWGAGAATRRPLGVAVVGGLAFSQLVTLYVTPVFYTYFDELQRRFTRRAPSPAPATPGAPDGGVVLDH; encoded by the coding sequence GTGGATCTGACCTCCCTCTTCATCCGCCGCCCGATCATGACCACGCTGGTCATGGTGGCGATTCTCGTCTTCGGAATCGTGGCGTACCGGCAGCTCCCGGTGAGCGACCTCCCCAACGTCGATTTCCCGACGATCACGGTCACTGCGGTGCTCCCCGGCACCTCGCCGCAGACGATGGCCGCGACCGTCGCGACGCCGCTCGAAAAGGAGTTCTCGACGATCGCCGGGATCGACAACATGACGTCAACGTCGAGCCTTGGCCAGTCGCAGATCGTCATCCAGTTCGCGCTCGATCGCGACGTCGACGCCGCCGCGCAGGATGTACAGGCGGCGATCGCCCAGACGCTGCGCCAGCTGCCGCAGGGGATCATCCCGCCGTCATACCAGAAGACCAATCCCGCCGACGCGCCGATCCTGACCCTCGCGCTGACCAGCAACCAGGTGCCGCTGGCGGCGCTCGACGAATACGGCGAAACCACCATCGCGCAGCGGCTGTCGATGGTCGGCGGCGTGGCACAGGTGCTGGTCTACGGCACCCAGAAGTACGCCGTGCGGCTGCAGCTCGATCCGACCCAGCTGGCGGCACGGAACATCGCGCTGGAAGACGTCGCGAGCGCGGTCACGGGGCAGAACGTCAACCTCCCAACCGGCGTGCTCTGGGGACCGAAGACGGCGCTGACGGTGCAGGCGACCGGGCAGCTCGACAGCGCGTCGCAGTTCCGCAACATCGTGGTGGCGTATCGCAACGGCGCGCCAGTGCACCTCACCGATCTCGGGCACATCGTCGACGACGTGCAGAACAACAAGACGGCGAGCTGGTACAACGGAGAGCGGTCGATCGTCCTGGCGATCCAGCGGCAGCCGGGGACCAACACGGTCGAAGTGTCGGATCGGATCAAGACGGCGCTGACGAAGGTCGAAAGCGAGATCCCGGCGTCGGTGCACGTCGCCGTCCTCTACGATCGCTCGGCGACGATCGAAGCGTCGGTGCACGACGTGACCTTCACCCTCGAGCTGACGCTGGCGCTCGTGGTGCTGGTGATCTTCCTCTTCCTCCGCAACATCTCGGCGACGGTGATCCCGTCCCTGGCGCTGCCGATGTCGATCATCGGCACCTTCTCGGTGATGTACCTGCTGCACTACTCGCTCGACAACCTGTCGCTGATGGCGCTGACCCTCGCCGTCGGTTTCGTCGTCGACGATGCCATCGTGATGCTCGAGAACATCGTGCGGCACCTCGAGATGGGGAAGCCGAAGATGCAGGCGGCGATCGACGGCGCCTCCGAGGTGGGGTTCACGATCCTCTCGATGACCTTCTCGCTCGCCGCGGTGTTCATCCCGTTCCTGTTCATGGGCGGGATCATCGGCAAGCTGTTCCACGAATTCGCGGTGACGATCGGCGTGGCAATCCTCGTGTCCGGTTTCGTGTCGCTCACATTGACGCCGATGCTGTCGAGCCGCTTTCTCCGCGCGGAGCATGGGCGCCAGCACGGTCGGCTGTACCAGATGAGCGAGCATTTCTTCAATGTCTGGCTCGGATTCTATGAGCGGACGCTGGCGTGGGTGATGGATCGGCGGCCGTGGGCACTGGTGTTCTCCGCGGTGATCCTCGCAGCCACGGCCTGGCTCTTCTGGTCGACGCCGAAGGGACTCTTTCCGACCGACGACACCGGCCAGCTCCTCGCCACGACGGAGGCGGCGGAGGGAGTGTCGTACGACGAGCTCGTCAATCGTCAGGCCGACGTGGCTGCCGTCGTGGCAAAGGATCCCGGCGTCGAATCGGTGACGTCATCCGTGGGGACCACGGCCGCGGCCAACCAGGGACAGCTGACGATCGACCTCAAGCCGATCGACCAGCGTCACCGCAGCGCCGAGCAGATCACCCACGATCTCTCGGCGGCGACATCGAATGTGCAGGGGATCACGACGTTCATCCAGAATCCGCCGGCGATCTCGATCGGCGGACTCGCGTCCAAGAGCCTCTATCAGTACACGCTGCAAAGTGGTGATATCGTGGCGCTCGATTCGGCCGCGGCGTCGCTGGAGCGGAAGCTCCGGCAGCTGCCGATCCTGACTGACGTGACCAGCGACCTGCTGATCGACAATCCCCAGGTCACCGTCGACATCAATCGCGAGGCCGCCGGCGAACTCGGCGTCTCTGCGAGCGAGATCGAGAACACGCTGTACGACGCCTTCGGCCAGCGGCAGGTCTCCACGATCTACACGGCGACCAACGAATACTGGGTGGTGATGGAGGTCGAGCCGCGCTACCAGACCGACGTTGCCGCGCTCGGCAGCCTCTACGTGCGGTCGTCACGTGGCCCGGTGGTGCCGCTCTCGTCAGTGGCGAAGTTCGATCTCACCGTCGGCCCCGTCACCGTCAACCACTCCGGCCAGATCCCGTCGGTCACGATTTCGTTCAATCTCGCCTCCGGCGTGTCGCTCGGCACCGCGGTGAAAGCGGTGCAGGACCAGGCGGCGACGGTCCTCACGCCGGCGATCGCGGCGTCATTCTCCGGGATCGCCGCAGCATTCATGAGCACGCAGCAGGGGCTGGTGCTGCTGCTCATTCTCGCCGTCTTCGTGATCTACGTCATTCTCGGCGTGCTCTACGAAAGCTTCGTGCATCCGGTGACGATCCTCACCGGGCTCCCGTTTGCGGCCTTCGGCGCGCTGGTGACGCTCCGGCTGGTGGGGCTCGATCTCGACATCTACGGCTTCGTCGGGATCATCATGCTGATCGGCATCGTGGAGAAGAACGCGATCATGATGATCGACTTCGCCATCGAGGCGGAGCAGGACGGCAACAAGCCCGCTTCCGAGGCGATTCTGCAGGCTGCCAGCGTCCGATTCCGGCCGATCATGATGACCACCATGGCCGCCCTGATGGGTGCCATTCCGATCGCCGTGGGCTGGGGCGCGGGGGCCGCGACGCGCCGGCCCCTCGGCGTGGCCGTGGTCGGCGGCCTCGCGTTCTCACAGCTCGTGACGCTCTACGTGACCCCGGTGTTCTACACCTATTTCGACGAACTGCAGCGCAGGTTCACCCGGCGCGCGCCGTCCCCGGCGCCGGCCACACCCGGTGCGCCGGACGGCGGGGTGGTGCTCGACCACTGA